One Enterococcus silesiacus genomic window carries:
- a CDS encoding nucleotide pyrophosphatase, translating to MQNESLDKLILVILDGCRYDTALEQLGFLNHLIEHKQGRLFQVRAEMPSNSRPLYEVLMTGVPTYQNKIYSNLSCQRSEHVSLFDLVTQAGGKTSAAAYFWFSELYNQAPYNIKTDRMQNDPSRLIQQGIFYSDDTYPDSHLFADAHYLLNSYQPDFMVVHSMNIDDTGHKYTATSKEYQGAVNRADLLLAESLPDWIAKGYQVIVTADHGMDGFGLHGGSLEGHRKVPFYLFSKKSQLISSEELSQLEIAPLCSFLLGIAPAETMKDIQHLWEE from the coding sequence ATGCAAAATGAATCATTAGATAAGCTGATCTTGGTTATTTTAGATGGCTGTCGCTATGATACCGCGCTTGAGCAACTCGGCTTCTTGAATCATTTAATTGAACACAAGCAAGGTCGCTTATTTCAGGTTCGTGCAGAAATGCCCAGTAATTCTCGTCCTCTTTATGAAGTACTAATGACCGGTGTACCAACCTATCAAAACAAAATTTATAGCAACCTTAGCTGTCAACGTTCAGAGCACGTATCATTATTTGATCTAGTCACTCAGGCTGGCGGAAAAACTAGTGCAGCTGCTTACTTTTGGTTCAGCGAGTTATACAATCAAGCTCCTTACAATATAAAAACAGACCGCATGCAAAATGATCCCTCCCGCCTCATCCAACAAGGGATTTTCTATAGCGATGATACGTATCCAGATTCACATTTATTTGCAGATGCTCATTATTTACTGAACTCGTATCAACCTGATTTTATGGTGGTTCATTCAATGAATATTGATGACACTGGTCATAAGTACACAGCAACATCTAAAGAGTATCAAGGAGCAGTGAATCGAGCGGATCTTTTATTAGCTGAGTCTTTACCCGACTGGATCGCAAAAGGGTATCAAGTGATTGTCACAGCTGATCATGGTATGGATGGGTTTGGTCTACATGGCGGAAGTCTTGAAGGTCATCGAAAAGTCCCATTTTATCTTTTTTCTAAAAAAAGTCAATTGATCTCTTCAGAAGAACTCAGTCAATTAGAAATCGCACCTTTATGCAGTTTCTTATTAGGTATTGCTCCTGCTGAAACAATGAAAGATATTCAGCATCTATGGGAGGAATAG
- a CDS encoding ABC transporter permease produces MKKHLPVLPLGVLFVSFLFIPLSLMLIGSFRSDLTNQWTFTNYTEIFKNAYYNQAFVNSLLIALASSILGLIGTFLLCLCLLSLSTHIQEKVASISNLAANFAGIPLAFSFIILLGNVGVLKLMIPILASFNLYSWVGLTIVYVYFQIPLGILFLYPSIKEVKKEWLESVSLLGGSSWYAWRKVAFPFLKPSIASTFVILFANGMGTYETAYALTGNNINLLTVRIAALVSGDVFAKPNLGSALAVLFGLILILTMISVQWKGMVKNK; encoded by the coding sequence ATGAAAAAACATTTACCCGTATTGCCTCTAGGTGTTTTGTTTGTTTCTTTCCTATTTATTCCATTATCTTTGATGTTAATAGGCAGTTTTCGATCTGATTTAACGAATCAATGGACTTTTACAAATTACACAGAAATTTTCAAGAATGCATATTATAATCAGGCTTTTGTTAACAGCTTGTTAATTGCATTAGCTTCCAGTATTTTAGGCTTAATCGGAACATTTTTATTATGTCTTTGCCTTTTGAGTTTATCTACACATATACAAGAAAAGGTGGCCTCTATCTCAAACTTGGCAGCTAATTTTGCTGGTATTCCTTTAGCTTTTTCTTTTATTATTTTACTAGGAAACGTAGGCGTTCTTAAACTAATGATTCCAATTTTAGCTAGCTTTAATCTATATTCATGGGTAGGCTTGACCATTGTGTACGTTTACTTTCAGATTCCTTTAGGTATTCTCTTTTTATATCCCAGTATCAAAGAAGTAAAAAAGGAATGGCTTGAATCGGTCTCCTTGTTAGGCGGATCGAGCTGGTATGCATGGCGTAAAGTTGCCTTTCCGTTTTTAAAACCTTCTATTGCCAGCACCTTTGTCATTTTGTTCGCTAATGGCATGGGCACTTATGAAACAGCTTATGCTTTAACTGGCAATAATATTAATCTTCTAACCGTTCGGATTGCGGCTCTGGTTTCTGGAGATGTTTTTGCCAAGCCAAATCTTGGAAGTGCCTTAGCTGTACTGTTTGGTTTAATTCTTATTTTAACGATGATTAGTGTCCAATGGAAAGGAATGGTAAAAAACAAGTGA